A portion of the Meriones unguiculatus strain TT.TT164.6M chromosome 11, Bangor_MerUng_6.1, whole genome shotgun sequence genome contains these proteins:
- the Mink1 gene encoding misshapen-like kinase 1 isoform X6, with amino-acid sequence MDVTEDEEEEIKQEINMLKKYSHHRNIATYYGAFIKKSPPGNDDQLWLVMEFCGAGSVTDLVKNTKGNALKEDCIAYICREILRGLAHLHAHKVIHRDIKGQNVLLTENAEVKLVDFGVSAQLDRTVGRRNTFIGTPYWMAPEVIACDENPDATYDYRSDIWSLGITAIEMAEGAPPLCDMHPMRALFLIPRNPPPRLKSKKWSKKFTDFIDTCLIKTYLSRPPTEQLLKFPFIRDQPTERQVRIQLKDHIDRSRKKRGEKEETEYEYSGSEEEDDSHGDEGEPSSIMNVPGESTLRREFLRLQQENKSNSEALKQQQQLQQQQQRDPEAHIKQLLHQRQRRIEEQKEERRRVEEQQRREREQRKLQEKEQQRRLEDRQALRREEERRQAEREQEYKRKQLEEQRQSERLQRQLQQEHAYLKSLQQQQQQQQLQKQQQQQQQQQQQILPGDRKPLYHYGRGINPADKPAWAREVEERARLNKQQSSPLAKTKPSSAGPEPPVSQASPSPPGPLSQTPPMQRPVEPQEGAHKSLQDQPTRNLAAFPASQDPDPAAAPTPAAAPSARGAVIRQNSDPTSEGPGPSPTPPSWVRPDSEAPPKVPQRTSSIATALNTSGAGGGSRPAQAVRARPRSNSAWQIYLQRRAERGAPQPPGPPAQPPGPPSASSNPDLRRSDPGWERADSVLPASHGHLPQAGSLERNRNRVAASTKLDSPPVLSPGSKAKPEDHRSRPGRPADFVLLKERTLDEVPRPPKKAMDYSSSSEEVESSDEEEEEGDGEPSEGSRDTPGGRSDGDTDSVSTMVVHDVEEVAGTQPPYGGGTMLVQRTPEEERSLLLADSNGYTNLPDVVQPSHSPTENSKGQSPPGKGGGSDYQSRGLVKASGKSSFTMFVDLGLYQPGGTGDAIPVTALVGGEGGRLDQLQFDVRKGSVVNVNPANTRAHSETPEIRKYKKRFNSEILCAALWGVNLLVGTENGLMLLDRSGQGKVYGLIGRRRFQQMDVLEGLNLLITISGKRNKLRVYYLSWLRNKILHNDPEVEKKQGWTTVGDMEGCGHYRVVKYERIKFLVIALKSSVEVYAWAPKPYHKFMAFKSFADLPHRPLLVDLTVEEGQRLKVIYGSSAGFHAVDVDSGNSYDVYIPVHIQSQITPHAIIFLPNTDGMEMLLCYEDEGVYVNTYGRIIKDVVLQWGEMPTSVAYICSNQIMGWGEKAIEIRSVETGHLDGVFMHKRAQRLKFLCERNDKVFFASVRSGGSSQVYFMTLNRNCIMNW; translated from the exons ATGGATGTCACAGAG gatgaggaggaggagatcaAACAGGAAATCAACATGCTGAAGAAGTACTCTCACCACCGTAACATAGCCACCTACTACGGGGCCTTCATCAAGAAGAGCCCCCCTGGGAACGACGACCAGCTGTGG CTGGTGATGGAGTTCTGTGGTGCCGGCTCGGTAACCGACCTGGTGAAGAACACGAAAGGGAATGCACTCAAAGAGGACTGTATTGCTTACATCTGCAGGGAGATTCTCAGG GGTCTTGCCCATCTCCACGCCCACAAGGTGATCCACCGGGACATCAAGGGGCAGAACGTGCTGCTGACAGAGAACGCTGAGGTCAAGCTAG TGGATTTCGGTGTGAGCGCACAACTGGACCGCACTGTGGGCAGGCGCAACACTTTTATCGGGACCCCGTACTGGATGGCCCCCGAAGTCATTGCCTGCGATGAGAACCCTGACGCCACCTACGACTACAGG aGTGACATTTGGTCTCTAGGAATCACAGCCATCGAAATGGCAGAGGGGGCCCCCC CTCTGTGTGACATGCACCCCATGCGGGCTCTCTTCCTCATCCCTCGGAACCCTCCCCCCAGGCTCAAGTCAAAGAAATG GTCCAAGAAGTTCACGGACTTCATTGACACATGTCTCATCAAGACCTACCTGAGCCGCCCGCCAACCGAGCAATTGCTCAAGTTCCCCTTTATCCGAGACCAGCCCACGGAGCGCCAGGTCCGCATCCAGCTCAAGGACCACATCGACCGCTCCCGGAAGAAGCGGGGTGAGAAAG AAGAGACAGAGTACGAGTACAGCGGCAGCGAAGAGGAAGACGACAGCCATGGGGATGAGGGCGAGCCGAG CTCCATCATGAACGTGCCCGGGGAGTCCACCCTGCGCCGAGAGTTCCTCCGACTGCAGCAGGAGAACAAGAGCAACTCCGAGGCtctaaagcagcagcagcagctgcagcagcagcagcagcgggaCCCCGAGGCACACATCAAGCAGCTGCTGCACCAGCGGCAGCGCCGCAtcgaggagcagaaggaggagcGGAGGCGCGTGGAGGAG CAACAGCGGCGCGAGCGGGAGCAACGGAAGCTGCAGGAGAAGGAGCAGCAGCGGCGGCTGGAGGACCGGCAGGCCCTGCGGCGCGAGGAGGAGAGGCGGCAGGCGGAGCGCGAGCAG GAGTACAAGCGGAAGCAGCTGGAGGAGCAGCGGCAGTCCGAGCGGCTGCAGAGACAGCTGCAGCAGGAGCACGCCTACCTCAAGtccctgcagcagcagcagcaacagcagcagctccagaagcagcagcagcagcagcagcagcagcagcagcagatccTGCCTGGGGACAGGAAGCCCCTGTACCATTATGGCCGGGGCATTAATCCTGCTGACAAGCCAGCATGGGCCCGAGAG GTGGAAGAGAGAGCAAGGCTGAATAAGCAGCAGAGCTCTCCCTTGGCCAAGACCAAGCCAAGCAGCGCAGGCCCGGAGCCCCCCGTCTCCCAGGCCTCTCCTAGCCCCCCGGGGCCGCTTTCCCAAACTCCTCCTATGCAGAGGCCTGTGGAGCCTCAGGAAGGAGCGCACAAG TCCCTGCAGGACCAGCCCACGCGCAACCTGGCAGCCTTCCCAGCCTCCCAAGACCCCGACCCTGCGGCCGCCCCCACGCCCGCCGCCGCGCCCAGTGCTCGGGGAGCCGTCATCCGCCAGAATTCAGACCCCACCTCTGAAGGGCCtggtcccagccccacccccccaTCCTGGGTCCGGCCTGACAGTGAGGCTCCACCCAAG GTTCCTCAGAGGACCTCGTCTATCGCCACTGCCCTTAACACCAGCGGGGCCGGAGGAGGGTCCCGGCCTGCTCAGGCTGTCCGTGCCAG ACCTCGCAGCAACTCCGCCTGGCAAATCTACCTGCAGAGGCGGGCTGAGCGGGGCGCCCCCCAGCCTCCCGGGCCCCCCGCTCAGCCCCCTGGCCCGCCCAGCGCCTCTAG TAACCCCGACCTCAGGAGGAGTGACCCCGGCTGGGAGCGGGCTGACAGCGTCCTCCCGGCCTCTCACGGACACCTCCCTCAGGCCGGCTCGCTGGAGCGCAACCGGAACCGGGTAGCAG CCTCCACAAAACTGGACAGCCCCCCAGTGCTCTCCCCTGGGAGCAAAGCCAAACCTGAGGACCACCGCTCCCGGCCAGGCCGGCCTGCA GATTTTGTGTTGCTCAAAGAGCGGACCCTGGATGAGGTCCCTCGACCGCCCAAGAAGGCCATGGACTACTCCTCATCCAGTGAGGAGGTGGAGAGCAgtgacgaggaggaggaggaaggcgaCGGGGAGCCGTCCGAGGGGAGCAGAGACACTCCCGGGGGCCG CAGTGACGGCGATACCGACAGTGTCAGCACCATGGTGGTCCACGATGTTGAGGAGGTAGCCGGGACCCAGCCCCCGTATGGGGGTGGCACCATGCTGGTCCAGCGG ACCCCTGAAGAGGAGCGCAGCCTGCTGCTCGCCGACAGCAACGGCTACACCAACCTGCCAGATGTGGTCCAGCCCAGCCACTCCCCCACCGAGAACAGCAAAGGCCAAAGCCCTCCAGGGAAGGGTGGAGGCAGCGAC tacCAGTCTCGGGGGCTGGTAAAGGCCTCTGGGAAGAGCTCGTTCACCATGTTTGTGGATCTGGGGCTCTACCAGCCCGGAGGCACTGGGGATGCCATCCCCGTCACAG CCCTGGTGGGTGGAGAGGGCGGCCGCCTGGACCAGCTGCAGTTCGACGTGAGGAAGGGCTCCGTGGTCAACGTCAACCCTGCCAACACCCGGGCGCACAGTGAGACGCCCGAGATCCGGAAGTACAAGAAGCGATTCAACTCGGAGATCCTGTGCGCCGCCCTCTGGG GGGTCAACCTGCTGGTGGGCACGGAGAACGGGCTGATGCTGCTGGACCGCAGCGGCCAGGGCAAGGTGTACGGGCTGATCGGGCGGCGGCGCTTCCAGCAGATGGACGTGCTGGAGGGCCTCAACCTGCTCATCACCATCTCAG GGAAGAGGAACAAGCTGCGGGTCTATTACCTGTCCTGGCTTCGGAACAAGATTCTGCACAACGACCCCGAGGTGGAGAAGAAGCAGGGCTGGACCACCGTGGGCGACATGGAGGGCTGCGGCCACTACCGCGTCG TCAAGTACGAGCGCATCAAGTTCCTGGTCATCGCCCTCAAGAGCTCGGTGGAGGTGTACGCCTGGGCCCCCAAACCCTACCACAAGTTCATGGCCTTCAAG TCCTTCGCCGACCTGCCTCACCGGCCCCTGCTGGTGGACCTGACGGTGGAGGAGGGGCAGCGGCTCAAGGTCATCTACGGCTCCAGCGCCGGCTTCCACGCCGTGGACGTGGACTCCGGGAACAGCTACGACGTCTACATCCCCGTGCAC ATCCAGAGCCAGATCACGCCCCACGCCATCATCTTCCTCCCCAACACCGACGGCATGGAGATGCTGCTGTGCTACGAGGACGAGGGCGTGTACGTGAACACGTACGGGCGCATCATCAAGGACGTGGTGCTGCAGTGGGGGGAGATGCCCACCTCTGTCG CCTACATCTGCTCCAACCAGATCATGGGCTGGGGAGAGAAAGCCATCGAGATCCGCTCCGTGGAGACGGGCCACCTGGACGGCGTCTTCATGCACAAGCGAGCCCAGAGGCTCAAGTTCCTGTGCGAGCGCAACGACAAG GTGTTCTTCGCCTCGGTCCGCTCTGGGGGAAGCAGCCAGGTTTACTTTATGACGCTGAACCGGAACTGCATCATGAACTGGTGA
- the Mink1 gene encoding misshapen-like kinase 1 isoform X1, translated as MDVTEDEEEEIKQEINMLKKYSHHRNIATYYGAFIKKSPPGNDDQLWLVMEFCGAGSVTDLVKNTKGNALKEDCIAYICREILRGLAHLHAHKVIHRDIKGQNVLLTENAEVKLVDFGVSAQLDRTVGRRNTFIGTPYWMAPEVIACDENPDATYDYRSDIWSLGITAIEMAEGAPPLCDMHPMRALFLIPRNPPPRLKSKKWSKKFTDFIDTCLIKTYLSRPPTEQLLKFPFIRDQPTERQVRIQLKDHIDRSRKKREETEYEYSGSEEEDDSHGDEGEPSSIMNVPGESTLRREFLRLQQENKSNSEALKQQQQLQQQQQRDPEAHIKQLLHQRQRRIEEQKEERRRVEEQQRREREQRKLQEKEQQRRLEDRQALRREEERRQAEREQEYIRHRLEEEQRQLEILQQQLLQEQALLLEYKRKQLEEQRQSERLQRQLQQEHAYLKSLQQQQQQQQLQKQQQQQQQQQQQILPGDRKPLYHYGRGINPADKPAWAREVEERARLNKQQSSPLAKTKPSSAGPEPPVSQASPSPPGPLSQTPPMQRPVEPQEGAHKSLVAHRVPLKPYAAPVPRSQSLQDQPTRNLAAFPASQDPDPAAAPTPAAAPSARGAVIRQNSDPTSEGPGPSPTPPSWVRPDSEAPPKVPQRTSSIATALNTSGAGGGSRPAQAVRARPRSNSAWQIYLQRRAERGAPQPPGPPAQPPGPPSASSNPDLRRSDPGWERADSVLPASHGHLPQAGSLERNRNRVAASTKLDSPPVLSPGSKAKPEDHRSRPGRPASYKRAIGEDFVLLKERTLDEVPRPPKKAMDYSSSSEEVESSDEEEEEGDGEPSEGSRDTPGGRSDGDTDSVSTMVVHDVEEVAGTQPPYGGGTMLVQRTPEEERSLLLADSNGYTNLPDVVQPSHSPTENSKGQSPPGKGGGSDYQSRGLVKASGKSSFTMFVDLGLYQPGGTGDAIPVTALVGGEGGRLDQLQFDVRKGSVVNVNPANTRAHSETPEIRKYKKRFNSEILCAALWGVNLLVGTENGLMLLDRSGQGKVYGLIGRRRFQQMDVLEGLNLLITISGKRNKLRVYYLSWLRNKILHNDPEVEKKQGWTTVGDMEGCGHYRVVKYERIKFLVIALKSSVEVYAWAPKPYHKFMAFKSFADLPHRPLLVDLTVEEGQRLKVIYGSSAGFHAVDVDSGNSYDVYIPVHIQSQITPHAIIFLPNTDGMEMLLCYEDEGVYVNTYGRIIKDVVLQWGEMPTSVAYICSNQIMGWGEKAIEIRSVETGHLDGVFMHKRAQRLKFLCERNDKVFFASVRSGGSSQVYFMTLNRNCIMNW; from the exons ATGGATGTCACAGAG gatgaggaggaggagatcaAACAGGAAATCAACATGCTGAAGAAGTACTCTCACCACCGTAACATAGCCACCTACTACGGGGCCTTCATCAAGAAGAGCCCCCCTGGGAACGACGACCAGCTGTGG CTGGTGATGGAGTTCTGTGGTGCCGGCTCGGTAACCGACCTGGTGAAGAACACGAAAGGGAATGCACTCAAAGAGGACTGTATTGCTTACATCTGCAGGGAGATTCTCAGG GGTCTTGCCCATCTCCACGCCCACAAGGTGATCCACCGGGACATCAAGGGGCAGAACGTGCTGCTGACAGAGAACGCTGAGGTCAAGCTAG TGGATTTCGGTGTGAGCGCACAACTGGACCGCACTGTGGGCAGGCGCAACACTTTTATCGGGACCCCGTACTGGATGGCCCCCGAAGTCATTGCCTGCGATGAGAACCCTGACGCCACCTACGACTACAGG aGTGACATTTGGTCTCTAGGAATCACAGCCATCGAAATGGCAGAGGGGGCCCCCC CTCTGTGTGACATGCACCCCATGCGGGCTCTCTTCCTCATCCCTCGGAACCCTCCCCCCAGGCTCAAGTCAAAGAAATG GTCCAAGAAGTTCACGGACTTCATTGACACATGTCTCATCAAGACCTACCTGAGCCGCCCGCCAACCGAGCAATTGCTCAAGTTCCCCTTTATCCGAGACCAGCCCACGGAGCGCCAGGTCCGCATCCAGCTCAAGGACCACATCGACCGCTCCCGGAAGAAGCGGG AAGAGACAGAGTACGAGTACAGCGGCAGCGAAGAGGAAGACGACAGCCATGGGGATGAGGGCGAGCCGAG CTCCATCATGAACGTGCCCGGGGAGTCCACCCTGCGCCGAGAGTTCCTCCGACTGCAGCAGGAGAACAAGAGCAACTCCGAGGCtctaaagcagcagcagcagctgcagcagcagcagcagcgggaCCCCGAGGCACACATCAAGCAGCTGCTGCACCAGCGGCAGCGCCGCAtcgaggagcagaaggaggagcGGAGGCGCGTGGAGGAG CAACAGCGGCGCGAGCGGGAGCAACGGAAGCTGCAGGAGAAGGAGCAGCAGCGGCGGCTGGAGGACCGGCAGGCCCTGCGGCGCGAGGAGGAGAGGCGGCAGGCGGAGCGCGAGCAG GAATATATCCGTCACAGGCTAGAGGAGGAGCAGCGACAGCTCGAGATCCTTCAGCAACAGCTGCTCCAGGAACAGGCCCTGCTGCTG GAGTACAAGCGGAAGCAGCTGGAGGAGCAGCGGCAGTCCGAGCGGCTGCAGAGACAGCTGCAGCAGGAGCACGCCTACCTCAAGtccctgcagcagcagcagcaacagcagcagctccagaagcagcagcagcagcagcagcagcagcagcagcagatccTGCCTGGGGACAGGAAGCCCCTGTACCATTATGGCCGGGGCATTAATCCTGCTGACAAGCCAGCATGGGCCCGAGAG GTGGAAGAGAGAGCAAGGCTGAATAAGCAGCAGAGCTCTCCCTTGGCCAAGACCAAGCCAAGCAGCGCAGGCCCGGAGCCCCCCGTCTCCCAGGCCTCTCCTAGCCCCCCGGGGCCGCTTTCCCAAACTCCTCCTATGCAGAGGCCTGTGGAGCCTCAGGAAGGAGCGCACAAG AGCCTGGTCGCCCACCGGGTCCCCCTGAAGCCATATGCAGCGCCTGTACCCCGATCCCAGTCCCTGCAGGACCAGCCCACGCGCAACCTGGCAGCCTTCCCAGCCTCCCAAGACCCCGACCCTGCGGCCGCCCCCACGCCCGCCGCCGCGCCCAGTGCTCGGGGAGCCGTCATCCGCCAGAATTCAGACCCCACCTCTGAAGGGCCtggtcccagccccacccccccaTCCTGGGTCCGGCCTGACAGTGAGGCTCCACCCAAG GTTCCTCAGAGGACCTCGTCTATCGCCACTGCCCTTAACACCAGCGGGGCCGGAGGAGGGTCCCGGCCTGCTCAGGCTGTCCGTGCCAG ACCTCGCAGCAACTCCGCCTGGCAAATCTACCTGCAGAGGCGGGCTGAGCGGGGCGCCCCCCAGCCTCCCGGGCCCCCCGCTCAGCCCCCTGGCCCGCCCAGCGCCTCTAG TAACCCCGACCTCAGGAGGAGTGACCCCGGCTGGGAGCGGGCTGACAGCGTCCTCCCGGCCTCTCACGGACACCTCCCTCAGGCCGGCTCGCTGGAGCGCAACCGGAACCGGGTAGCAG CCTCCACAAAACTGGACAGCCCCCCAGTGCTCTCCCCTGGGAGCAAAGCCAAACCTGAGGACCACCGCTCCCGGCCAGGCCGGCCTGCA AGCTATAAGCGGGCAATTGGTGAG GATTTTGTGTTGCTCAAAGAGCGGACCCTGGATGAGGTCCCTCGACCGCCCAAGAAGGCCATGGACTACTCCTCATCCAGTGAGGAGGTGGAGAGCAgtgacgaggaggaggaggaaggcgaCGGGGAGCCGTCCGAGGGGAGCAGAGACACTCCCGGGGGCCG CAGTGACGGCGATACCGACAGTGTCAGCACCATGGTGGTCCACGATGTTGAGGAGGTAGCCGGGACCCAGCCCCCGTATGGGGGTGGCACCATGCTGGTCCAGCGG ACCCCTGAAGAGGAGCGCAGCCTGCTGCTCGCCGACAGCAACGGCTACACCAACCTGCCAGATGTGGTCCAGCCCAGCCACTCCCCCACCGAGAACAGCAAAGGCCAAAGCCCTCCAGGGAAGGGTGGAGGCAGCGAC tacCAGTCTCGGGGGCTGGTAAAGGCCTCTGGGAAGAGCTCGTTCACCATGTTTGTGGATCTGGGGCTCTACCAGCCCGGAGGCACTGGGGATGCCATCCCCGTCACAG CCCTGGTGGGTGGAGAGGGCGGCCGCCTGGACCAGCTGCAGTTCGACGTGAGGAAGGGCTCCGTGGTCAACGTCAACCCTGCCAACACCCGGGCGCACAGTGAGACGCCCGAGATCCGGAAGTACAAGAAGCGATTCAACTCGGAGATCCTGTGCGCCGCCCTCTGGG GGGTCAACCTGCTGGTGGGCACGGAGAACGGGCTGATGCTGCTGGACCGCAGCGGCCAGGGCAAGGTGTACGGGCTGATCGGGCGGCGGCGCTTCCAGCAGATGGACGTGCTGGAGGGCCTCAACCTGCTCATCACCATCTCAG GGAAGAGGAACAAGCTGCGGGTCTATTACCTGTCCTGGCTTCGGAACAAGATTCTGCACAACGACCCCGAGGTGGAGAAGAAGCAGGGCTGGACCACCGTGGGCGACATGGAGGGCTGCGGCCACTACCGCGTCG TCAAGTACGAGCGCATCAAGTTCCTGGTCATCGCCCTCAAGAGCTCGGTGGAGGTGTACGCCTGGGCCCCCAAACCCTACCACAAGTTCATGGCCTTCAAG TCCTTCGCCGACCTGCCTCACCGGCCCCTGCTGGTGGACCTGACGGTGGAGGAGGGGCAGCGGCTCAAGGTCATCTACGGCTCCAGCGCCGGCTTCCACGCCGTGGACGTGGACTCCGGGAACAGCTACGACGTCTACATCCCCGTGCAC ATCCAGAGCCAGATCACGCCCCACGCCATCATCTTCCTCCCCAACACCGACGGCATGGAGATGCTGCTGTGCTACGAGGACGAGGGCGTGTACGTGAACACGTACGGGCGCATCATCAAGGACGTGGTGCTGCAGTGGGGGGAGATGCCCACCTCTGTCG CCTACATCTGCTCCAACCAGATCATGGGCTGGGGAGAGAAAGCCATCGAGATCCGCTCCGTGGAGACGGGCCACCTGGACGGCGTCTTCATGCACAAGCGAGCCCAGAGGCTCAAGTTCCTGTGCGAGCGCAACGACAAG GTGTTCTTCGCCTCGGTCCGCTCTGGGGGAAGCAGCCAGGTTTACTTTATGACGCTGAACCGGAACTGCATCATGAACTGGTGA